A single Lolium perenne isolate Kyuss_39 chromosome 6, Kyuss_2.0, whole genome shotgun sequence DNA region contains:
- the LOC139832175 gene encoding uncharacterized protein gives MENRGTGGTHCAGNRDYTRFKGKKVAEAPPGVVLHDAQIYDMMRTKQKPNPALPQPQYYGNAKAAKEDYCDMVKSRHPEVDDPLSIPVDEESLVLSGHGRPHGRFPWLNKAVKPTHSTSYTRLKHTLTADSPQPRPRPARPPAYDVSFPHFHPLSGFPSYMAKC, from the exons atggagaaccgaggcaccggtggcacacactgcgcgggaaaccgcgactacacccgcttcaaggggaaaaag gtggccgaggcaccacctggggtggtgcttcatgatgcccagatatatgacatgatgcggacgaagcagaagcccaatcccgcattgcctcagccacagtactacggcaatgccaaggccgccaaggaggactactgcgacatggtgaagtctcgtcaccccgaggtggatgaccccttgagcattccggtcgacgaggagtcgttggtcctgtcggggcacgggcgtccgcatggccgtttcccttggctgaataaggcggtcaagcctacccactccacgagctacacgcgcctcaagcataccctcaccgccgacagcccccagcctcgtccacggcctgctcgtccacccgcctacgatgtaagttttcctcattttcatcctctttccggttttccttcctacatggctaagtgttga